A single Gambusia affinis linkage group LG22, SWU_Gaff_1.0, whole genome shotgun sequence DNA region contains:
- the tmem181 gene encoding transmembrane protein 181 isoform X1, whose amino-acid sequence MDTDYSSGLENPLYSELKYFCRKIREAYQDLKEDLTPYRDDRFYRLAPMRLYTLSKRHFVLVFVVFLICFGLTVFIGIAGPRIIAEQEHNADQLKSTNGSIKTGPFTLDSPPLTTYNQQLWLTCVMQAGNSNMKDFKQNFEINIDLKGVIQDASMTHIKRVQQKSRMLHCGAQKCDEIIVLHLGYLNYTRYRVAVSFQGLENISYEIKVKFVWKTYNPTFSQVEIWFRFVFVVLTFMVTCMFAHSLRKFSMRDWGIEQKWMSILLPLLLLYNDPFFPLSFLVNSWFPGTLDAFFQALFLCGLLLFWLCVYHGIRVPGERKFLTFYLPKLIIVGLLWLSAVTLGVWQTVNELQDPTFNYKLDIANFQGMKVFFLIVVAFYILYLIFLIVRACSELKNMPYSDLRLKFLTALTFVVLVISMVILYLRFGAKALQDNFVSELSTHYQNSAEFLSFYGLLNFYLYTLAFVYSPSKNALYDSQLKDNPAFSMLNDSDDEVIYGSDYEEMPLQNGRANKVTTKYQDDSESD is encoded by the exons ATGGACACAGACTACTCTTCCGGCTTGGAAAACCCTCTTTACAGCGAGCTGAAATACTTTTGCAGGAAAATACGAGAGGCCTACCAGGACCTGAAGGAGGATTTAACACCTTATCGTGATGATCGATTTTACAG GCTGGCACCCATGCGGCTCTACACCTTGtctaaaagacattttgtcCTGGTCTTTGTGGTGTTCCTGATATGCTTTGGCCTCACAGTCTTCATTGGGATTGCAG gTCCAAGGATTATTGCTGAGCAGGAGCATAATGCTGATCAGTTAAAAAGCACAAATGGTTCAATAAAG ACTGGACCATTTACTTTAGATTCTCCACCTCTCACCACCTACAACCAGCAGCTGTGGCTCACCTGTGTGATGCAGGCTGGAAACAGCAATA TGAAAGACTTCAAGCAGAACTTTGAAATCAACATTGATCTTAAAGGAGTGATACAGGATGCCAGTATGACGCACATCAAGAGAGTGCAGCAGAAATCACGGATGCTGCATTGTGGCGCT CAGAAATGCGATGAGATCATTGTCCTGCACCTGGGTTACCTGAACTACACTCGGTATCGGGTTGCTGTCAGCTTCCAAGGCCTTGAAAACATCTCCTATGAAATCAAGGTTAAATTTGTG TGGAAAACATACAACCCCACCTTCTCTCAAGTGGAAATTTGGTTCCGTTTTGTCTTTGTGGTTTTGACTTTTATGGTAACG TGTATGTTTGCACATTCTCTGAGGAAGTTTTCCATGAGGGACTGGGGTATTGAGCAAAAGTGGATGTCTATTCTGCTTCCTTTGTTGCTGCTCTACAATG atCCGTTCTTCCCATTGTCATTCCTGGTGAACAGCTGGTTTCCAGGGACCTTGGATGCTTTTTTCCAGGCTCTCTTCCTGTGCGGCCTGCTCCTCTTCTGGCTCTGCGTCTACCACGGCATCAGGGTTCCG GGCGAGAGGAAATTTCTCACCTTCTACCTGCCCAAGCTGATCATCGTGGGTCTGCTGTGGCTGTCTGCCGTCACACTTGGCGTATGGCAGAC TGTTAACGAGCTCCAGGATCCCACCTTTAACTACAAACTGGATATTGCGAACTTTCAG GGCATGAAGGTGTTCTTCCTGATCGTTGTTGCCTTCTACATCTTGTACCTGATATTCCTGATTGTCCGAGCTTGTTCTGAACTGAAGAACATGCCTTACTCAG ATCTTCGGCTTAAGTTTTTGACAGCACTGACCTTTGTAGTTCTTGTAATAAG CATGGTCATTCTGTACTTGAGGTTTGGTGCCAAGGCTCTTCAGGATAATTTTGTGTCTGAGTTATCTACCCATTATCAGAACT CAGCTGAATTTTTATCCTTCTACGGCCTgctcaacttttatttatacaCATTAGCATTTGTGTATTCTCCCTCAAAAAATGCCCTGTATG ACTCGCAGCTGAAGGACAACCCTGCCTTCTCCATGCTGAACGACTCAGACGATGAAGTAATTTACGG GAGTGATTATGAAGAAATGCCTTTACAGAATGGGCGTGCCAACAAAGTAACGACAAAGTACCAGGACGACAGCGAAAGCGACTGA
- the tmem181 gene encoding transmembrane protein 181 isoform X2 — MDTDYSSGLENPLYSELKYFCRKIREAYQDLKEDLTPYRDDRFYRLAPMRLYTLSKRHFVLVFVVFLICFGLTVFIGIAGPRIIAEQEHNADQLKSTNGSIKTGPFTLDSPPLTTYNQQLWLTCVMQAGNSNMKDFKQNFEINIDLKGVIQDASMTHIKRVQQKSRMLHCGAKCDEIIVLHLGYLNYTRYRVAVSFQGLENISYEIKVKFVWKTYNPTFSQVEIWFRFVFVVLTFMVTCMFAHSLRKFSMRDWGIEQKWMSILLPLLLLYNDPFFPLSFLVNSWFPGTLDAFFQALFLCGLLLFWLCVYHGIRVPGERKFLTFYLPKLIIVGLLWLSAVTLGVWQTVNELQDPTFNYKLDIANFQGMKVFFLIVVAFYILYLIFLIVRACSELKNMPYSDLRLKFLTALTFVVLVISMVILYLRFGAKALQDNFVSELSTHYQNSAEFLSFYGLLNFYLYTLAFVYSPSKNALYDSQLKDNPAFSMLNDSDDEVIYGSDYEEMPLQNGRANKVTTKYQDDSESD, encoded by the exons ATGGACACAGACTACTCTTCCGGCTTGGAAAACCCTCTTTACAGCGAGCTGAAATACTTTTGCAGGAAAATACGAGAGGCCTACCAGGACCTGAAGGAGGATTTAACACCTTATCGTGATGATCGATTTTACAG GCTGGCACCCATGCGGCTCTACACCTTGtctaaaagacattttgtcCTGGTCTTTGTGGTGTTCCTGATATGCTTTGGCCTCACAGTCTTCATTGGGATTGCAG gTCCAAGGATTATTGCTGAGCAGGAGCATAATGCTGATCAGTTAAAAAGCACAAATGGTTCAATAAAG ACTGGACCATTTACTTTAGATTCTCCACCTCTCACCACCTACAACCAGCAGCTGTGGCTCACCTGTGTGATGCAGGCTGGAAACAGCAATA TGAAAGACTTCAAGCAGAACTTTGAAATCAACATTGATCTTAAAGGAGTGATACAGGATGCCAGTATGACGCACATCAAGAGAGTGCAGCAGAAATCACGGATGCTGCATTGTGGCGCT AAATGCGATGAGATCATTGTCCTGCACCTGGGTTACCTGAACTACACTCGGTATCGGGTTGCTGTCAGCTTCCAAGGCCTTGAAAACATCTCCTATGAAATCAAGGTTAAATTTGTG TGGAAAACATACAACCCCACCTTCTCTCAAGTGGAAATTTGGTTCCGTTTTGTCTTTGTGGTTTTGACTTTTATGGTAACG TGTATGTTTGCACATTCTCTGAGGAAGTTTTCCATGAGGGACTGGGGTATTGAGCAAAAGTGGATGTCTATTCTGCTTCCTTTGTTGCTGCTCTACAATG atCCGTTCTTCCCATTGTCATTCCTGGTGAACAGCTGGTTTCCAGGGACCTTGGATGCTTTTTTCCAGGCTCTCTTCCTGTGCGGCCTGCTCCTCTTCTGGCTCTGCGTCTACCACGGCATCAGGGTTCCG GGCGAGAGGAAATTTCTCACCTTCTACCTGCCCAAGCTGATCATCGTGGGTCTGCTGTGGCTGTCTGCCGTCACACTTGGCGTATGGCAGAC TGTTAACGAGCTCCAGGATCCCACCTTTAACTACAAACTGGATATTGCGAACTTTCAG GGCATGAAGGTGTTCTTCCTGATCGTTGTTGCCTTCTACATCTTGTACCTGATATTCCTGATTGTCCGAGCTTGTTCTGAACTGAAGAACATGCCTTACTCAG ATCTTCGGCTTAAGTTTTTGACAGCACTGACCTTTGTAGTTCTTGTAATAAG CATGGTCATTCTGTACTTGAGGTTTGGTGCCAAGGCTCTTCAGGATAATTTTGTGTCTGAGTTATCTACCCATTATCAGAACT CAGCTGAATTTTTATCCTTCTACGGCCTgctcaacttttatttatacaCATTAGCATTTGTGTATTCTCCCTCAAAAAATGCCCTGTATG ACTCGCAGCTGAAGGACAACCCTGCCTTCTCCATGCTGAACGACTCAGACGATGAAGTAATTTACGG GAGTGATTATGAAGAAATGCCTTTACAGAATGGGCGTGCCAACAAAGTAACGACAAAGTACCAGGACGACAGCGAAAGCGACTGA
- the tmem181 gene encoding transmembrane protein 181 isoform X3 produces MDTDYSSGLENPLYSELKYFCRKIREAYQDLKEDLTPYRDDRFYRLAPMRLYTLSKRHFVLVFVVFLICFGLTVFIGIAGPRIIAEQEHNADQLKSTNGSIKTGPFTLDSPPLTTYNQQLWLTCVMQAGNSNMKDFKQNFEINIDLKGVIQDASMTHIKRVQQKSRMLHCGAQKCDEIIVLHLGYLNYTRYRVAVSFQGLENISYEIKVKFVWKTYNPTFSQVEIWFRFVFVVLTFMVTCMFAHSLRKFSMRDWGIEQKWMSILLPLLLLYNDPFFPLSFLVNSWFPGTLDAFFQALFLCGLLLFWLCVYHGIRVPGERKFLTFYLPKLIIVGLLWLSAVTLGVWQTVNELQDPTFNYKLDIANFQGMKVFFLIVVAFYILYLIFLIVRACSELKNMPYSDLRLKFLTALTFVVLVISMVILYLRFGAKALQDNFVSELSTHYQNSAEFLSFYGLLNFYLYTLAFVYSPSKNALYDSQLKDNPAFSMLNDSDDEVIYGMGVPTK; encoded by the exons ATGGACACAGACTACTCTTCCGGCTTGGAAAACCCTCTTTACAGCGAGCTGAAATACTTTTGCAGGAAAATACGAGAGGCCTACCAGGACCTGAAGGAGGATTTAACACCTTATCGTGATGATCGATTTTACAG GCTGGCACCCATGCGGCTCTACACCTTGtctaaaagacattttgtcCTGGTCTTTGTGGTGTTCCTGATATGCTTTGGCCTCACAGTCTTCATTGGGATTGCAG gTCCAAGGATTATTGCTGAGCAGGAGCATAATGCTGATCAGTTAAAAAGCACAAATGGTTCAATAAAG ACTGGACCATTTACTTTAGATTCTCCACCTCTCACCACCTACAACCAGCAGCTGTGGCTCACCTGTGTGATGCAGGCTGGAAACAGCAATA TGAAAGACTTCAAGCAGAACTTTGAAATCAACATTGATCTTAAAGGAGTGATACAGGATGCCAGTATGACGCACATCAAGAGAGTGCAGCAGAAATCACGGATGCTGCATTGTGGCGCT CAGAAATGCGATGAGATCATTGTCCTGCACCTGGGTTACCTGAACTACACTCGGTATCGGGTTGCTGTCAGCTTCCAAGGCCTTGAAAACATCTCCTATGAAATCAAGGTTAAATTTGTG TGGAAAACATACAACCCCACCTTCTCTCAAGTGGAAATTTGGTTCCGTTTTGTCTTTGTGGTTTTGACTTTTATGGTAACG TGTATGTTTGCACATTCTCTGAGGAAGTTTTCCATGAGGGACTGGGGTATTGAGCAAAAGTGGATGTCTATTCTGCTTCCTTTGTTGCTGCTCTACAATG atCCGTTCTTCCCATTGTCATTCCTGGTGAACAGCTGGTTTCCAGGGACCTTGGATGCTTTTTTCCAGGCTCTCTTCCTGTGCGGCCTGCTCCTCTTCTGGCTCTGCGTCTACCACGGCATCAGGGTTCCG GGCGAGAGGAAATTTCTCACCTTCTACCTGCCCAAGCTGATCATCGTGGGTCTGCTGTGGCTGTCTGCCGTCACACTTGGCGTATGGCAGAC TGTTAACGAGCTCCAGGATCCCACCTTTAACTACAAACTGGATATTGCGAACTTTCAG GGCATGAAGGTGTTCTTCCTGATCGTTGTTGCCTTCTACATCTTGTACCTGATATTCCTGATTGTCCGAGCTTGTTCTGAACTGAAGAACATGCCTTACTCAG ATCTTCGGCTTAAGTTTTTGACAGCACTGACCTTTGTAGTTCTTGTAATAAG CATGGTCATTCTGTACTTGAGGTTTGGTGCCAAGGCTCTTCAGGATAATTTTGTGTCTGAGTTATCTACCCATTATCAGAACT CAGCTGAATTTTTATCCTTCTACGGCCTgctcaacttttatttatacaCATTAGCATTTGTGTATTCTCCCTCAAAAAATGCCCTGTATG ACTCGCAGCTGAAGGACAACCCTGCCTTCTCCATGCTGAACGACTCAGACGATGAAGTAATTTACGG AATGGGCGTGCCAACAAAGTAA
- the tmem181 gene encoding transmembrane protein 181 isoform X4 yields MELLAPMRLYTLSKRHFVLVFVVFLICFGLTVFIGIAGPRIIAEQEHNADQLKSTNGSIKTGPFTLDSPPLTTYNQQLWLTCVMQAGNSNMKDFKQNFEINIDLKGVIQDASMTHIKRVQQKSRMLHCGAQKCDEIIVLHLGYLNYTRYRVAVSFQGLENISYEIKVKFVWKTYNPTFSQVEIWFRFVFVVLTFMVTCMFAHSLRKFSMRDWGIEQKWMSILLPLLLLYNDPFFPLSFLVNSWFPGTLDAFFQALFLCGLLLFWLCVYHGIRVPGERKFLTFYLPKLIIVGLLWLSAVTLGVWQTVNELQDPTFNYKLDIANFQGMKVFFLIVVAFYILYLIFLIVRACSELKNMPYSDLRLKFLTALTFVVLVISMVILYLRFGAKALQDNFVSELSTHYQNSAEFLSFYGLLNFYLYTLAFVYSPSKNALYDSQLKDNPAFSMLNDSDDEVIYGSDYEEMPLQNGRANKVTTKYQDDSESD; encoded by the exons ATGGAGCT GCTGGCACCCATGCGGCTCTACACCTTGtctaaaagacattttgtcCTGGTCTTTGTGGTGTTCCTGATATGCTTTGGCCTCACAGTCTTCATTGGGATTGCAG gTCCAAGGATTATTGCTGAGCAGGAGCATAATGCTGATCAGTTAAAAAGCACAAATGGTTCAATAAAG ACTGGACCATTTACTTTAGATTCTCCACCTCTCACCACCTACAACCAGCAGCTGTGGCTCACCTGTGTGATGCAGGCTGGAAACAGCAATA TGAAAGACTTCAAGCAGAACTTTGAAATCAACATTGATCTTAAAGGAGTGATACAGGATGCCAGTATGACGCACATCAAGAGAGTGCAGCAGAAATCACGGATGCTGCATTGTGGCGCT CAGAAATGCGATGAGATCATTGTCCTGCACCTGGGTTACCTGAACTACACTCGGTATCGGGTTGCTGTCAGCTTCCAAGGCCTTGAAAACATCTCCTATGAAATCAAGGTTAAATTTGTG TGGAAAACATACAACCCCACCTTCTCTCAAGTGGAAATTTGGTTCCGTTTTGTCTTTGTGGTTTTGACTTTTATGGTAACG TGTATGTTTGCACATTCTCTGAGGAAGTTTTCCATGAGGGACTGGGGTATTGAGCAAAAGTGGATGTCTATTCTGCTTCCTTTGTTGCTGCTCTACAATG atCCGTTCTTCCCATTGTCATTCCTGGTGAACAGCTGGTTTCCAGGGACCTTGGATGCTTTTTTCCAGGCTCTCTTCCTGTGCGGCCTGCTCCTCTTCTGGCTCTGCGTCTACCACGGCATCAGGGTTCCG GGCGAGAGGAAATTTCTCACCTTCTACCTGCCCAAGCTGATCATCGTGGGTCTGCTGTGGCTGTCTGCCGTCACACTTGGCGTATGGCAGAC TGTTAACGAGCTCCAGGATCCCACCTTTAACTACAAACTGGATATTGCGAACTTTCAG GGCATGAAGGTGTTCTTCCTGATCGTTGTTGCCTTCTACATCTTGTACCTGATATTCCTGATTGTCCGAGCTTGTTCTGAACTGAAGAACATGCCTTACTCAG ATCTTCGGCTTAAGTTTTTGACAGCACTGACCTTTGTAGTTCTTGTAATAAG CATGGTCATTCTGTACTTGAGGTTTGGTGCCAAGGCTCTTCAGGATAATTTTGTGTCTGAGTTATCTACCCATTATCAGAACT CAGCTGAATTTTTATCCTTCTACGGCCTgctcaacttttatttatacaCATTAGCATTTGTGTATTCTCCCTCAAAAAATGCCCTGTATG ACTCGCAGCTGAAGGACAACCCTGCCTTCTCCATGCTGAACGACTCAGACGATGAAGTAATTTACGG GAGTGATTATGAAGAAATGCCTTTACAGAATGGGCGTGCCAACAAAGTAACGACAAAGTACCAGGACGACAGCGAAAGCGACTGA